DNA from Algisphaera agarilytica:
CCCCCACATGATCCTGATGCTCGGCAACACCACCCGCCAGCTCGACCGCGGCCTGCTCGAAGCGGCCCAGACCCTGGGGGCCAAGCCCCGCGCTTTGTTCACCAAGGTGATCGTGCCCGGCATCATGCCGCGCATGTACAACGATCTGCGGGTGCTGCTCGGTTGGGCGTGGACCTGGCTGGTCATCGCCGAGCTGATCGGCGAGAAGACCGGGCTCACCGCCTTCATCGATACCCAGGGCGGCAAGTACAACTTCGACCGCGTCTTCCCGGTCATCATCATGATCGGCATCATCGGCTTCCTCACCGACCAGATCCTGCAGTGGATCGCCCGCGGCCTGTTCCCCTGGGAATACAACACGCAGGGCGGATTTATCTCCAAGATCGTCGGGCTGCCCGGCCGTCTGCTCTCGAAGATCGGCAAGAAAGAAGAAGCGATCATCCCCGCCGAAACCGCCTAAGCGCACTCGCCACTCGAAAGGTTCAACGTGTCCACCGAACAACCCATCATGGAAGGCCCCGCGCCGATGCCGCCCGACGTGGCCGAGCGTTTCGAACGCATCAAGCAGCGCCCGGTGGTCTTCGACGTACAACACCTGGGCCGGGTCTTCACCAGCCCGCAGGGCGAAGCGATCCAAGCCATCGGCGACCTGTCGTTCCAGATCCGCCGCCGCGAGTTCATCACCGTCATCGGCCCGTCGGGCTGCGGCAAGTCGACGCTGATCCGCATCATCGCGGGCCTCGAAAAAGCCACCTCCGGCCAGATGCTGCTCGACGGACAACCCGTCACCGGACCCGGGGCCGACCGCTGCATGGTCTTCCAGTCGTACACACTCTTCCCCTGGCTGTCGGTGAAGAAGAACGTCATGTTCGGCCTCGAACAAGCGGGCCACAGCCCGACCGGCGCGGCCAACGAAGCGATGCAGTGGATCGAGATGGTCGGCCTCGGAGACTTCGCCGAGCACTACCCACACCAGCTGTCCGGCGGCATGAAGCAGCGCGTCGCGATCGCCCGCGCTCTGGCCAACAAGCCGCGTGTGTTGCTGATGGACGAGCCCTTCGGTGCCCTCGACCCGCAGACGCGCTGCACGATGCAGAAGTACCTGCTGCAGATCTGGCAGAACGTGGACGTCACCATCATCTTCATCACCCACGATATGGACGAAGCGATCTACCTCGCCGACCGCGTCATGGTGCTGGGCCGCAACCCCGGCCACCTCAAGACCATGGTCGAGGTACCCCTGCCCCGCCCGCGTCACCCCGATCAACTCGTCGACCCGCTGTTTGTGCAGACCAAGAAGTACATCGACGACCTGATCCACCCCCCCGGGGAAGAAGAAGACAAACCCCTGCCGATCTATCGGATGACCGAAGTCGGCGACGACGTGTTCTGATTTTTTTGGCTGCGTAATTTCTGTACTCCGTCACTTGATCTCGATTTCCCATGGGCCTGAACAACCGCGAAGACGCGGAGAAAACCCGACGCCGGATCATCGACGCCGCGCTCATGCTCTTCTCGAAGCGCGGCTACGGCCACACGTCGCTGGAGATGATCGCCAAGGAAGTCGGCATGACCCGCGGCGCGGTGTACGGCCACTTCAAGAACAAACTCGCTCTCTACAGCGAACTCATGCAGCTCTCGCAGACCCCGCTGTACGACATCATGGAGCGGGCGTTGTCCAACCCCGCCCCCCCGCTCACGGCCCTGCGCAGTTTCATGATCGAGTGGTTCGAGCTGCTGGAAAGCAACCCGCAGCACCGCGAGGCCTTCGAGATCCTGCTGAACAAAACCGAACTGACCGAAGAGCTCAGCGAATACCTCGAATCGGAGTATTCGCTGACGCAGGCCATGGTGGACGGCATGGGGCGGCTGATCCAGACGGGGGTGGAACAACAGGCGTTGCCCGCGGACACGGACGTGCGTTTCCAGGCGTTGTCGGCTTACAACCTGCTCATGGGCGCGACGCACACCTGGCTCTTCAACCCCCGACTGTTTGCGATCAACACCTACGGCCCCCAGCTGGTGGACCAGTTCTTCTTTGCCCTGAAACGTTCGCCGGAACACAGTGCCGCGGCGAAGATCGCCTGACTTTCTCACCCCCGTTACGATACGGCTCTCGCTAATCAACCCGGCCTACTGGCCGACGCCTCAACCTCGGAGAATCACGGATGCCCGACGAACCCCTGAAAGAACCGCTCGACCCCAAACAGATGAAGGGCTACCTTGCGGCGCTCAAAGAAGAGACGCTCACCGAAACCGCGACGATGGACAAGATCGCGCAAGACCTCGAGATGGGCCTGCCCGGTGCCGACTCGATCAGCGACCCGAACATCAGCACGTTCTCCCGCGGCGAGCTGCCCCACTACGCGGGCATCAACACGGTCATGAAGACCAAGTATCTCGAAGACGTCCGCCAGATCGGCAACTACGACGTCGCCTTCATGGGCATCCCCTTCGACATCGGCACCACCTACCGCTCGGGCACCCGCTTCGGCCCTCAGGCGATGCGTCGCATCTCGGCGCTGTACACCAGCTACTTCTACGAGCTGGGCGTGGACCTCGTCGAGAAGGTCAAGATCTGCGACGTCGGCGACGTGTTTACCATCGGCAACATCGAAAAGTCCTTCGACCAGGTCAGCCGGGCCGTCAGCCACATCTACGCGAACGGCTGCTTCCCCATGCTGATGGGCGGGGACCACTCCCTGGGCTACCCCAACGTCCGCGGCATCGCGCCGCACGTCGACGGCGATATCGGCATCATCCACATCGACCGACACATCGACACCCAGGAAAAAGACATGGACGAGCGGATGCACACCTGCCCGTGGTTCCATGCGACCAACATCCCCAACGCCCCCGCCAAGAACCTCGTGCAGGTCGGCATCGGCGGCTGGCAGGTCCCCCGCCCCGGCGTCAAAGTCGCCCGTGAACGCGGCAGCACCATCATCTCGATGGACGACGTGGATGACCACGGCATCGACAAGGTCGCCGAGATGGCCCTCGAAGCCGCCTGGAAGGGCAACGTCAAACAGGTCTATCTGTCCTTCGACATCGACAGCGTCGACTGCGGCTTCGTCCCCGGCACCGGCTGGCCCGAGCCCGGCGGCTTCCTACCCCGCGAAGTCCTTAAGCTGCTCAAGCTCGTCGCCAAGGAAGGCATCTGCGCCATGGAATGCGTCGAGGTCGCCCCGGCCTACGACACCTCAGACATCACCGCGCTCCTTGGCATCCGCGCGATGCTCGACGTGCTCGCCACGCTCGTCGACGAAGGCCACCTGCCCCGCCAGAAGAAGCACACCTCCGACGCGGGCATCGATGCGTGGAAAGGTACGTAAAAACGTGCCTTTCCGTTAACCCCGGGTCAATGACCCGGGGCCGCCGCGGCCTTCAACCATGACCGACTCCACCCCCGACTTCCGCCCCCCATCCCAAGGCCTCGACGCCGTCGCCCGTGAGGCTTCCCTGCCCACCGGCAAACGGGAAGCGGCCGACGCCCGTGCGTTGGAGATGGGATTGCCCGGGGCCGAGTCGATCACCGATCCGAACATTGGCACGTTCTCGCGGGGCCCGCTCCCGCTCTACGCGGGCATCCCGACGATGCTGAAACTGCCCTACGTCGAAGACGTTCGGCAAGCACATCAACACGACGTGTCGTTCATGGGCGTGCCCTTCGACATCGGCACCACCTTCCGCCCCGGCACCCGCTTCGGCCCGCAGGGCATGCGCCGCGCTTCGGTGCAGTACACCAGCTTCTACAGCTTTGAGATGGGCGTGGACCTCTTCGAATCGCTGAACATGTGCGACCTCGGCGACGTGTTCACCATCGGCAACATCGAAAAGTCCTTCGACCAGATCAGCCGCGCGGTCGGCCACGCCTACACGCAAGGCACGTTCCCCGTGATCATGGGCGGCGACCACAGCATCGGCTACCCCTGCGTCCGCGGCCTCGCCCCGCACATCCGTAAACCGGACGGTTCCCCCGGCAAGCTCGGCATCATCCACATCGACCGCCACCTCGACACGCTCGAGAAGGACATGGACGAGCGGATGCACACCTGCCCGTGGTTCCACGCCACCAATATCCCCAACGCCCCGTCGACCAACCTCGTGCAGATGGGCATCGGCGGCTGGCAGACCTCACGCGAGTGGGTCAAGGGCGCACGCGACAAAGGGACATATGTCCTGACCATGGACGACATCGAGACCATGGGCATCGAAAAGGCCGCCGAGGTCGCACTCGACATCGCTTGGAAGGACGCGGATGCGGTGTACCTGAGTTTCGACATCGACAGCGTCGAAGCGGGCCACGTCCCCGGCACCGGCTGGCCCCAGCCCGGCGGGTTCCAGCCTCGCGAAGTGCTCAAGCTCCTACGCCTCATCGCATCGCGCGGTTTGGCGGCGATGGAATGCGTCGAGGTCGCCCCGTGCTACGACATCGCCGACGTCACCTCGATCATGGCCGTGCACGCCACCATGGAAGTGCTCGGCTCCCTCGTCGACCACGGCCACCTACCCGACAAACGTGCTCCCATACTCGACGCCGACCTGAATGCATGGAAAGGAACCTGAACCTCCAACACCCCAGGAAGCTCAAATCAATCCCCACTGACTTGTCTTCGCGCCCTCCGCGCCTTCGCGGTTCACCCTCACCCCCATGCACGAACTCTCCGTCGCCATCTCGATCGTCCAGAGCATCACCGACGCCACCGCCGCGGAAGACCACGGCCAGATCGCCGCGGTGAACGTCCGCGTCGGCGCGATGTCCGGTGTCATCCCCGAAGCCCTCCAGTTCGCCTGGACCCCCGCCACCCGCGACACGCCGCTCCAGGGCAGCGAACTCCGCGTCGAATTCATCCCCGCTGCGATCTATTGCGAAAACTGCTCCGACACCGTCGAATTGCCCGGGCAACGCCTGGTGTGCCCGGTCTGCCAGACCCGTTCGCCGCGCCTCGTGCGCGGCCGAGAACTCGATATCCTGTCCGTTGAACTTCAACCCGAGTCCCAACATGCCTCCTGAATCACCCACGCCTGCTTCCGATTCCGCCGTCGCCAAGCCCCGCATCCTCGAGGTCCGCACCCAGATCCTCAAGAAGAACGACGAGTTGGCCCGCGACCTGCGCGACCGCTTCCGGGCGGCGGGCTGCTTTGTCGTCAGCCTCGTCTCCAGCCCCGGCACCGGCAAGACCGAGTTCCTCAAGCAAACCCTTATCCGCCTGCAAGAGCGCGGCGGCCTGAAGATCGCCGCCCTCGTCGGCGACCTGCGCACCGACAACGACGCCGCCCGCCTCGCCGAGTCGGGCGTTGATGTCCGCCAGATCGAGACCGGCACGATGTGCCACCTCGAGGCCGACATGGTCGAACGCGCGATCGAAGAAGCGTCGTGGGACTGCGACGACCTCGACCTGCTCTTCGTCGAAAACGTCGGCAACCTCGTCTGCCCTTCCGGTTTCGACCTGGGCGAAGACCTCCGCCTCGTCTTGGTTTCGACCACCGAAGGCGAAGACAAGCCGCTGAAGTACCCGACGATCTTCAACACCGCCGACGTCGCGGTGATCACGAAGATGGACCTCGCCGAGGTGCTTGAGTACGACGCCGAGAAAATGCAGAACAGCATCCAGGACGTCCGCCCCGGCATGCGTGCCTTCGAAGTCTCGGCCAAGTCCGGCCAAGGCATGGACGAATGGATCCAGTGGCTGACCGATCAAGCCTCTTGAGTTAGCCGTTCCCGCACCGCGGCCCGCACATCCTCGTCCAGATCGAACTTCAATAGCTCCAGGCTTGATGGCGGCAGTGTCGGATTGGCCACCGCCGCCAACCGGATGGCGGGGATAGCGTCGTGTAGAAGCTCACCAAGTGCCTCGGCCGAGACATCGGCGCGGTTGACCAAAGCCCAACGGACATCGTGCGCCACGTCGTGCACCATCGCATCCGCGACCCCGGCGGGTGTTGCAGAGTTCTTGGCCACCGCGACGCGGACCGCCATGTCATCGTCGCGTGACAGTTTTTCGAGTTGGGTTGTATTGGCTGAGCGTTGTCGGGCCGCGAGGCGTCGTGCCCAAGGGCCAAGCTTGGCGAGTCGGTCGATTGACGCAACCGGTAGCGATCGTGCTCCCCGCTCAAAGCCTTGGAGGTCGTCGCTGCTGCCCGCCGCCACGAGCAGATCGATCAGGTCACGCGGGCAGGCGGGGTGACGCAGCGCCACATCACGCAGCATCGGATCACCCGATGTCACCAACACAGCGAGAATGCGGCTGGGCGTCGCGGGGTGCCGGGCGGCCAGGCGTTGGCCCCAACCCCCGGCCGCCGCGAGTTCTTCTAGCGAAGCTTCATCCAACGCGGGATCTGGCTCGATGAATTGCTGCAGGTCGGGCGTGGTCCCGGCCGCCGTGAGCCAATCCCGGTCGGCTTGGGTCAACGCGGGGTGTGCCGAGACAAATTCGCGCACCGCCGAGGAACCGTCGAGCGCGAGTTGGCGCAGCAACGACGCGGGCGTGCCCGGGTTGCGGGCGATCTCCACGCGGATGCGGATGTCGGGTTCTTCCGCGAGTTGTTCCAAAGTCGCTGCGGGGGTTTGGGGGTGTCCTGCGACGCGCTGCCGGGTCTCGAATACGTCCAGTCCCGCAAGCTCTTCGAGCAACACACCTGCTGCTGCGGGGTTCTCCGCCACGGCTGCCCGAACGCGCCAGTCGGAATCTTGGGCCAGCTCCGCCAAAGTGTCGGGATCGATGCGTGGATGACGTGCCGCAAGTTGCTTGCTGTAGCTACCCGCCGCGATCAGCCCTTCCGTATCGATTTCTCCCGCGGGCACGTCTTCTGCCCAACCCGATAGATCCGGTCGGCTGCCCGCGGCTTCCAACATCGCCACGGTCTCGCGGGGCACGTTCGGATGCGCCGCGGCCGCTTGTCGGACCTGCGCATCCACGTCGCCGCAGAGCGTGCGCAACACCTCGGCCGGACACGCCGGGTGCGTGGCCACCGTACGCCGCAGTGCATTACCCCCCGACTCGGCCAAGTTTCGCAGCGTCGCCGGACCGGTGTCGGCGTGCTGCGCCGCCAGCAGACGCCCCCACTCGCCAAGGCCAACCAGCTCGGCAATCTCCTGGGCCGACAACGCATCCGCGCCGCCGCCAAACCCCATCAGGTCCGATGTTGCCCCCGCCCGCCCAAGCAGTTGCAACGTCGCGCTCGGCGTCGAAGGATTCTTCGCCGCAGCGCGACGGACGTGCAAGTTCCCGTCCGCCGCCAGCATGGCCAACACCCCCGGCGGGGTGTCGGGCGACGAAGCCAAGGCCTGGCGCTGCGGCGCGGATTCCATCTCAGACTCAGACAACATGACGCGGATGATGACGCCAAACGACTCTTGCGTCTACTCGCAGACTCAAGAGGGCCGCGCTATCCGCGCAAAACAAAACCCCGCAAAAGCAAACGCTCGTGCGGGGTTAAGTGGGATGGGACGCGAGGTCCCAGTGGAGCCGGGGGGATTCGAACCCCCGTGTCGGTACAGTCAATCGGTAGCTTCTTCACGCATAGTCGTTGATTTAATTTCGAACCGCAGACGGCCAGCGACAGCCTGCTGCTTATCTAGTGCCAGTGTTGTTTAATCCGCACCAGCTGAAACGCCTGGATTGGACGAGCCCGTTGTCATCCCCATGTTTGCCACGGGCCCAGCGCCCATGGGGGTTCGTTACCTAATCAAGATTAGGCAGCGAGTCGCATTTGGCCGAAGCCGATGCGACCAGCGATGTTTTCATCGTTGGCATTTATGGTTTTGTACGTGGTTTAACGAGGCCAACGTACACCTCGACGTGCGACCACCGACCTTCCCTGTCCGGTCGATACCAGTCGGCCCCAATTGTCAAAGAGCGATCCACCATTATACCCATCGGCCACCCCGGAGGCGAGGGTTACAGCAGCCCCAGTTCCACCGCGGCCATCGCCCCGAGGAAGAACGGCAGGCTCAGACCGATCGCGGCAAGGATCACAATGAATAGCCCGGCGAGGCAGCCGACGTTGGTACAGCGGAATGAGAGTTCCATGGCTCATATTTTGGGGCCAAGGCCTCTCTCCGGGCCGGGAAACCGTCACCCGTCGCCCCCAAGTTCGCAGTTCCAGAACACGTGGCGGAACTCAAGCTTGCCTGGGTATCCGCATCCCACATTCCGGGCAAGCTCCCTTCGAAGCTCTGAGGTCGTAGCCACACTTGCGGCAAACGCCTGGGACCTGCGGAGAATGGTCTGAGGTCAAAGCGATCGATATCCCGATCACCAGTGAAACAAAACAACCAGCAAGCGCAGAAATACCTCCGAGTGCCGCGACACCAAACAACTCACTGCTTTCGTCACCGTAGACACGCGCCGCAATCACCATTGCGGTGATCAGAAGCAGCACACAGCCCCCGCATCCTACGGCTATCGCCATCAGGCCCTTTCCGATGGCTCTGAGTCGGCTGTTCAAAAAATACCCCTGGGTTCATGAGTGGGTGAGGACGCGACTGATGTGTTCAACGCATCAATCTTTAGTTTACATACGAATGACCCCAGATCGCGTTACGAGCTAAGTTCGCAGCTCCAGAACTCGTACCCG
Protein-coding regions in this window:
- a CDS encoding ABC transporter ATP-binding protein; its protein translation is MEGPAPMPPDVAERFERIKQRPVVFDVQHLGRVFTSPQGEAIQAIGDLSFQIRRREFITVIGPSGCGKSTLIRIIAGLEKATSGQMLLDGQPVTGPGADRCMVFQSYTLFPWLSVKKNVMFGLEQAGHSPTGAANEAMQWIEMVGLGDFAEHYPHQLSGGMKQRVAIARALANKPRVLLMDEPFGALDPQTRCTMQKYLLQIWQNVDVTIIFITHDMDEAIYLADRVMVLGRNPGHLKTMVEVPLPRPRHPDQLVDPLFVQTKKYIDDLIHPPGEEEDKPLPIYRMTEVGDDVF
- a CDS encoding TetR family transcriptional regulator codes for the protein MGLNNREDAEKTRRRIIDAALMLFSKRGYGHTSLEMIAKEVGMTRGAVYGHFKNKLALYSELMQLSQTPLYDIMERALSNPAPPLTALRSFMIEWFELLESNPQHREAFEILLNKTELTEELSEYLESEYSLTQAMVDGMGRLIQTGVEQQALPADTDVRFQALSAYNLLMGATHTWLFNPRLFAINTYGPQLVDQFFFALKRSPEHSAAAKIA
- a CDS encoding agmatinase family protein; protein product: MPDEPLKEPLDPKQMKGYLAALKEETLTETATMDKIAQDLEMGLPGADSISDPNISTFSRGELPHYAGINTVMKTKYLEDVRQIGNYDVAFMGIPFDIGTTYRSGTRFGPQAMRRISALYTSYFYELGVDLVEKVKICDVGDVFTIGNIEKSFDQVSRAVSHIYANGCFPMLMGGDHSLGYPNVRGIAPHVDGDIGIIHIDRHIDTQEKDMDERMHTCPWFHATNIPNAPAKNLVQVGIGGWQVPRPGVKVARERGSTIISMDDVDDHGIDKVAEMALEAAWKGNVKQVYLSFDIDSVDCGFVPGTGWPEPGGFLPREVLKLLKLVAKEGICAMECVEVAPAYDTSDITALLGIRAMLDVLATLVDEGHLPRQKKHTSDAGIDAWKGT
- a CDS encoding agmatinase family protein, whose protein sequence is MTDSTPDFRPPSQGLDAVAREASLPTGKREAADARALEMGLPGAESITDPNIGTFSRGPLPLYAGIPTMLKLPYVEDVRQAHQHDVSFMGVPFDIGTTFRPGTRFGPQGMRRASVQYTSFYSFEMGVDLFESLNMCDLGDVFTIGNIEKSFDQISRAVGHAYTQGTFPVIMGGDHSIGYPCVRGLAPHIRKPDGSPGKLGIIHIDRHLDTLEKDMDERMHTCPWFHATNIPNAPSTNLVQMGIGGWQTSREWVKGARDKGTYVLTMDDIETMGIEKAAEVALDIAWKDADAVYLSFDIDSVEAGHVPGTGWPQPGGFQPREVLKLLRLIASRGLAAMECVEVAPCYDIADVTSIMAVHATMEVLGSLVDHGHLPDKRAPILDADLNAWKGT
- a CDS encoding hydrogenase maturation nickel metallochaperone HypA/HybF; this translates as MHELSVAISIVQSITDATAAEDHGQIAAVNVRVGAMSGVIPEALQFAWTPATRDTPLQGSELRVEFIPAAIYCENCSDTVELPGQRLVCPVCQTRSPRLVRGRELDILSVELQPESQHAS
- the hypB gene encoding hydrogenase nickel incorporation protein HypB; the encoded protein is MPPESPTPASDSAVAKPRILEVRTQILKKNDELARDLRDRFRAAGCFVVSLVSSPGTGKTEFLKQTLIRLQERGGLKIAALVGDLRTDNDAARLAESGVDVRQIETGTMCHLEADMVERAIEEASWDCDDLDLLFVENVGNLVCPSGFDLGEDLRLVLVSTTEGEDKPLKYPTIFNTADVAVITKMDLAEVLEYDAEKMQNSIQDVRPGMRAFEVSAKSGQGMDEWIQWLTDQAS